A genomic stretch from Brevinematales bacterium includes:
- a CDS encoding acetyl-CoA carboxylase carboxyltransferase subunit alpha: MDVKPLSFETPIVEMEKKIEEMKNSLGLDDNAPEIKNLYKQLEDIKNKVYSNLTEWQIVEISRHPERPTFVDYLNSIFKDFIELAGDRYFGDDKAIIAGFGKLDGKSVCIVGQEKGKTVEEKIKRNFGMPHPEGYRKALRVMKLAERFRIPVITFIDTAGAYPGVGAEERGQGEAIARNLFEMSGLKTPLIGVVISEGGSGGALAIGVVDRIFMLEYAIYSVISPEGCASILWKDASKAPEAAKALKLTAKWCKEFGIVDKIIKEPLGGAHRNPEFVFNNLKSELIKEIDTLSKFSNEQLIKMRYSKFRNLGVYEVK; encoded by the coding sequence ATGGATGTTAAACCTTTGAGTTTTGAGACACCAATTGTTGAAATGGAAAAAAAGATAGAAGAAATGAAAAATTCATTAGGTCTTGATGATAACGCTCCGGAAATAAAAAATTTATACAAACAGTTGGAGGACATAAAAAACAAGGTATACTCAAATCTTACGGAATGGCAAATAGTTGAGATATCGAGGCATCCTGAGAGACCTACTTTTGTTGATTATCTTAATAGCATTTTTAAGGATTTTATTGAACTTGCAGGTGATAGGTATTTTGGTGATGACAAAGCGATAATAGCAGGTTTTGGTAAGTTGGACGGGAAGAGCGTATGCATAGTTGGGCAGGAGAAGGGAAAAACAGTTGAAGAGAAAATAAAGAGGAATTTTGGTATGCCTCATCCGGAGGGATACAGAAAGGCTTTAAGGGTTATGAAGTTAGCTGAGAGATTTAGAATACCTGTTATAACATTTATAGATACTGCTGGAGCATATCCTGGTGTTGGAGCAGAGGAGAGAGGTCAAGGTGAGGCTATAGCGAGAAATCTCTTTGAGATGTCGGGACTCAAGACACCATTGATTGGAGTTGTCATTAGCGAAGGAGGTAGTGGCGGAGCTCTTGCGATAGGAGTCGTTGATAGAATTTTTATGTTGGAGTATGCTATATACTCTGTTATATCTCCAGAAGGATGTGCTTCGATACTTTGGAAAGATGCTTCGAAAGCACCTGAGGCAGCAAAAGCTCTTAAACTAACTGCAAAGTGGTGCAAAGAATTTGGTATAGTTGATAAAATTATCAAAGAACCTCTTGGAGGAGCACATAGAAATCCAGAATTTGTTTTCAACAACCTAAAGTCAGAACTAATCAAGGAAATTGATACCCTGTCTAAGTTTTCAAATGAACAACTCATAAAGATGAGATATTCGAAATTTAGGAATCTTGGAGTTTACGAGGTAAAGTAA
- the argC gene encoding N-acetyl-gamma-glutamyl-phosphate reductase produces the protein MDKIKVGVVGASGYTGAELLKILSKHKYVEISFITSRTLVGEKANKVFPELPHLNITFSDTEKIVKSISKSDVNVMFLTLPHEPAIEITHILNSKGIKVIDLSASYRFKNKDVFETAYKIHHPYPELLAKSVWGLSEVFRNEIKNGEIIANPGCYPTSISLGIYPLVEIKEKINLNDIIIDSKSGISGKGKKVSEDSLFVEHNENFYAYGLPLHRHTPEIEQFVYLKFNQKVNILFVPHVIPMDRGIFSSIYIPAEGVSQKMLEDLYRSYYDNEYFVHLVDGIPQTKWVSNTNNCMISVKYLERNGRIVIFSAIDNLIKGASGQAVQNMNIMMSIDEKEGLV, from the coding sequence ATGGATAAAATAAAAGTTGGAGTAGTAGGTGCTAGCGGATATACAGGAGCTGAACTTTTAAAAATCCTAAGTAAACATAAATACGTAGAAATATCCTTTATTACCTCAAGAACACTCGTAGGGGAAAAAGCAAATAAGGTTTTTCCCGAGTTACCACATCTCAACATAACATTCTCTGACACAGAAAAAATTGTAAAAAGTATATCTAAAAGTGATGTCAATGTAATGTTTTTGACCCTACCACACGAACCAGCTATTGAGATAACACATATACTAAATTCTAAAGGTATAAAAGTAATAGATTTAAGTGCATCGTACAGATTCAAAAATAAAGATGTATTTGAAACAGCATATAAAATACACCATCCATACCCTGAATTATTAGCTAAATCAGTCTGGGGTTTATCTGAAGTATTCAGAAATGAAATCAAAAATGGAGAAATAATTGCAAACCCTGGATGTTATCCAACAAGTATATCTTTAGGAATTTATCCTCTCGTAGAAATAAAGGAGAAAATAAATCTAAATGATATAATAATTGACTCAAAGTCAGGTATCTCAGGGAAAGGCAAAAAAGTATCTGAAGATTCATTATTCGTAGAACATAACGAGAACTTTTACGCATATGGATTACCGTTACACAGACACACTCCAGAAATAGAGCAGTTTGTATACCTCAAGTTTAATCAAAAAGTAAATATTCTATTTGTACCACACGTAATACCTATGGATAGAGGAATATTTTCCTCTATATACATACCAGCAGAAGGAGTATCACAAAAAATGTTGGAAGACCTTTATAGATCATACTACGATAATGAATACTTTGTCCATCTAGTAGATGGAATACCTCAAACTAAATGGGTTTCAAACACAAATAACTGTATGATAAGTGTAAAATATCTTGAGAGAAATGGCAGAATAGTTATATTTTCAGCAATTGATAACCTTATCAAGGGTGCATCAGGACAAGCAGTTCAGAATATGAATATTATGATGAGTATTGATGAGAAAGAAGGTCTTGTTTAG
- the aroC gene encoding chorismate synthase — translation MIKYFTSGESHGRGISVIAYGFPSNIPIDVDYINNELSRRQKGYGRGGRMKIEKDTVDIIGGVRNGKTIGSPISMVVWNKDWENWKDKNPPKVTKPRPGHADLIGVLKYGFDDIRDVLERASARETSARVCVGALAKYTLEKFFDVRIFSHVVVFGGIKVDLNGLTYKDIIENSLLSDVGIGNPEFENEIKSYIDKVKSEGDTIGGIIEIVVLNPPIGLGSYTHWEDKIDARIAYAVMSIQAIKGVEFGMGFKMGMVSGSQVHDEISWNGRRFVRYSNNAGGIEGGMTNGEPIILRAVMKPISTLMKPKKSVDMVTKEEFLAHVERSDVTAVPSAGVVIESVVAIELLNALLKRYGGDDIRLIKNSFESDDIQKHRTGLEVLESSYHSCYFDA, via the coding sequence ATGATAAAATATTTTACATCTGGTGAATCTCATGGTAGAGGTATATCTGTAATAGCTTATGGTTTTCCTTCAAATATACCAATAGATGTTGATTATATCAACAATGAACTCTCGAGAAGACAGAAAGGGTATGGTAGAGGCGGTAGAATGAAAATAGAGAAAGATACTGTCGATATAATAGGTGGTGTTAGAAACGGTAAAACGATAGGTAGCCCTATATCGATGGTTGTATGGAATAAGGATTGGGAAAATTGGAAGGATAAAAATCCTCCTAAAGTTACTAAACCTAGACCTGGACACGCAGATTTGATAGGAGTCTTAAAATATGGTTTTGATGATATAAGAGATGTACTTGAGAGAGCAAGTGCTAGAGAGACATCAGCAAGAGTTTGTGTAGGAGCATTGGCAAAGTATACTCTTGAGAAATTTTTTGATGTTAGAATATTTTCGCATGTTGTTGTTTTTGGTGGAATTAAGGTTGATTTAAATGGGCTTACATACAAAGATATAATTGAAAATTCTCTGTTATCTGATGTTGGTATTGGAAACCCTGAATTTGAAAATGAGATAAAATCTTACATAGACAAAGTTAAATCAGAAGGAGATACTATAGGTGGTATCATAGAAATAGTTGTCCTGAATCCTCCAATAGGTTTAGGTAGTTATACACATTGGGAAGATAAGATAGATGCCAGAATTGCGTATGCTGTTATGAGTATTCAGGCAATAAAAGGAGTTGAGTTTGGAATGGGATTTAAGATGGGTATGGTAAGTGGTAGTCAAGTGCATGATGAAATATCTTGGAATGGTAGAAGATTTGTAAGATATTCTAATAATGCTGGTGGAATAGAGGGCGGAATGACAAATGGAGAGCCTATTATATTAAGAGCAGTTATGAAACCAATTTCTACTCTCATGAAACCTAAAAAGTCTGTTGATATGGTTACGAAGGAAGAATTTCTAGCACATGTTGAAAGATCTGATGTGACTGCTGTACCCTCTGCTGGAGTTGTAATTGAGTCTGTTGTTGCTATTGAATTGCTCAATGCTTTATTGAAAAGATATGGTGGAGATGATATAAGGCTTATAAAAAACTCATTTGAGTCGGATGATATCCAGAAGCACAGAACAGGTTTGGAAGTATTAGAATCTTCTTATCATTCTTGTTATTTTGATGCTTAA
- a CDS encoding glycosyltransferase yields the protein MKVSIMYVKAGAGHISAARALADELKALYPEVEPLLYDGLTGAPNYVRNIIEKGYSTASNFFPPIWNSIYAISKLYLIRKIEVDLVNLYIKKHVKNYILTEKPDKIVIDHFFVIKPVYEIVKEEKLNTKVLVIATDPFTCHPIWFTYPDIDLVVFSERMKNYAIRYGVSPDRIAVLPIILNRKFNSKLPDDEIRKLKDRYGFSLDKHLVLIAGGGEGLPNGELFLEEIAKSDLDVEIAIVCGRNEILKQKSENIAKKYTNKRVVVYGFVDFMYDLMNMSSVVITKGGPATVMETLILEKPLIITSYIWEQEKGNVEFVEQNSLGFYETKPRKVVEKVRKLLFDEDQVRRFQENIRKANIKNGTTDIARFIYNF from the coding sequence ATGAAAGTTTCAATAATGTATGTTAAGGCTGGTGCAGGACACATATCTGCAGCAAGAGCATTAGCAGATGAACTTAAAGCATTGTATCCTGAAGTTGAACCTTTGTTGTATGATGGGCTTACGGGTGCTCCTAATTATGTAAGAAATATAATTGAAAAGGGATATTCAACAGCATCGAATTTCTTTCCACCTATATGGAATTCTATATATGCTATAAGTAAACTCTACCTAATTAGAAAGATTGAGGTTGATTTAGTAAATCTGTACATAAAAAAGCATGTAAAAAATTATATTCTAACAGAAAAACCTGATAAGATTGTTATTGATCACTTTTTTGTAATAAAGCCTGTTTATGAGATAGTTAAAGAAGAAAAGTTGAATACAAAAGTTTTAGTTATAGCAACAGATCCATTTACTTGTCATCCAATATGGTTTACATATCCTGATATTGATCTTGTAGTGTTTAGTGAAAGGATGAAAAACTATGCGATTAGGTATGGTGTTTCACCTGATAGGATAGCAGTTTTACCAATAATCCTCAATAGAAAGTTTAACTCAAAACTTCCAGATGATGAAATTAGAAAACTCAAAGATAGATATGGTTTTTCACTAGATAAACATCTAGTTTTGATTGCTGGTGGAGGTGAAGGGTTACCAAACGGTGAGCTTTTTTTAGAAGAGATTGCTAAATCTGATCTTGATGTTGAGATAGCTATAGTTTGCGGTAGAAATGAAATTCTTAAGCAGAAAAGTGAAAATATTGCCAAGAAATATACTAACAAAAGAGTAGTAGTATATGGGTTTGTTGATTTTATGTATGACCTTATGAATATGTCTAGTGTAGTTATAACTAAAGGTGGGCCTGCAACAGTAATGGAGACACTTATTCTAGAGAAACCACTTATAATAACATCCTATATATGGGAACAGGAAAAGGGTAATGTAGAGTTTGTTGAACAAAATTCTCTAGGCTTCTATGAGACTAAGCCTAGAAAAGTTGTTGAAAAAGTGAGAAAACTTTTGTTTGATGAGGATCAGGTTAGAAGATTCCAAGAGAATATCAGAAAAGCTAATATAAAGAATGGTACCACCGACATAGCTAGGTTTATATACAATTTTTAG
- a CDS encoding SDR family oxidoreductase yields MSKVVLVTGGSIGIGRAICLRFAKSGYNVVFSYYKDAEEAERVKRDCIDLGAKSVFFYYLNLVDDNSIKKFVAEVIGRYSRIDILVNNAGVIAWKKLEDQTFDEIALQVRVNLEGLIKITKILLPYVKDKIINISSGAGKTGFSELTTYCATKFGVRGFTQAIAKELHNIKVISVNPDMTQTRMTNFVGRPPEDVAEIVFKVAENIINVSSGDDVDVWKFA; encoded by the coding sequence ATGTCTAAGGTTGTTTTAGTTACTGGAGGAAGTATAGGTATAGGTAGAGCGATTTGTTTAAGGTTTGCTAAGTCGGGGTATAATGTAGTTTTCTCATACTATAAAGATGCAGAAGAAGCAGAAAGAGTAAAAAGAGATTGTATAGATTTAGGGGCTAAGAGCGTGTTTTTTTATTATCTCAATTTAGTTGATGATAATAGTATAAAGAAATTTGTAGCAGAGGTTATAGGTAGATACAGTAGAATTGATATATTAGTAAATAATGCTGGTGTTATTGCTTGGAAAAAACTTGAAGATCAAACGTTTGATGAGATAGCTTTGCAGGTTAGAGTTAATCTTGAAGGACTTATCAAGATAACTAAAATTTTACTTCCATATGTTAAGGATAAGATAATCAACATATCGAGTGGGGCAGGTAAAACAGGTTTTTCTGAATTGACTACATACTGTGCTACTAAGTTTGGAGTGAGAGGTTTTACTCAAGCGATTGCTAAAGAATTACATAACATAAAGGTTATATCTGTCAATCCTGATATGACGCAGACAAGAATGACTAATTTTGTTGGTAGACCACCTGAAGATGTAGCAGAGATAGTATTTAAAGTTGCTGAAAATATTATAAATGTTTCTTCTGGAGATGATGTTGATGTTTGGAAATTTGCTTGA
- the clpB gene encoding ATP-dependent chaperone ClpB, producing the protein MNLSKLTLKSREAVQKATEIADKNDNQEVNNEHLLLALITEKENFVHTLLKSMEVRIDDLSKEINYLISQKPKIQGISSTYIGGDFKKTLDYALEEANKMKDEFVSTEHLMLGILRSSNGQLKSILDKYGITYNNFYTLTKETKGNKRVVDETPEEKYNALQRYTKDLTELARIGKLDPVIGRDSEIRRTIQILLRRTKNNPVLIGEAGVGKTAIVEGIARRIVDNDVPEGLKGKRILALDLGALIAGTKFRGEFEERLKAVMNEVIESNGEIILFIDEIHMIVGAGAAEGALDAGNMLKPALARGEIKVIGATTINEYRKYIEKDRALERRFQPVFVAEPSVEDTIAILRGIKEKYEVHHGVKISDKALVAAATLSHRYISDRFLPDKAIDLIDESASRIRMEIDSMPQEIDELNRSIARLEIEKHALEKDNSTESKDRLAKVEAELADLSEKLNSLKAQWQKEKEIISRIKSLKEEIDQLSILEDRYIREANYNKVAEIRYGLKPQKQKEVDELTQKLKELQKDGSLLREEVTEEDVAKIVSEWTGIPVKRMLESERERLTKMEEELKKRVVGQDHAVIAVSNAIRRARAGIQDENRPLGSFMFLGPTGVGKTELAKTLAWFLFDTEKAMIRIDMSEYMEKHSVARLIGAPPGYVGYEEGGQLTEAVRRRPFSVILFDEIEKAHPDVFNILLQILDDGRLTDGQGRTVDFRNTIIIMTSNILTDLVSTIPQESINSEEIREKIVKELTKFFRPEFINRIDEILIFRKLSKNDVINIIDIQLEKVIERLKDKKISLKIDDSVKEYLSKVGYDETFGARPLKRAIQREILDKLSLHIVSGKIKEGDTVVVSYQSSDIKFITYN; encoded by the coding sequence ATGAATTTATCAAAATTGACATTAAAATCTCGTGAAGCAGTACAAAAGGCAACAGAGATAGCGGATAAGAATGATAACCAAGAAGTTAATAACGAGCATCTTTTGTTAGCACTTATAACTGAAAAAGAGAATTTTGTTCATACATTGCTAAAAAGTATGGAGGTAAGGATTGACGACCTCAGTAAAGAGATAAATTATTTGATATCTCAAAAGCCTAAAATACAAGGGATAAGTTCAACATACATAGGTGGAGACTTCAAGAAAACACTTGATTATGCCTTAGAAGAAGCAAATAAGATGAAAGATGAGTTTGTATCAACGGAACACTTGATGCTAGGTATTTTAAGAAGTTCCAATGGACAACTCAAATCCATCCTAGATAAATACGGTATAACCTACAATAACTTCTACACTTTGACCAAGGAAACAAAAGGTAATAAGAGAGTAGTAGATGAAACACCCGAAGAAAAATACAATGCTTTGCAAAGATATACAAAAGATCTTACAGAACTTGCAAGGATAGGAAAGCTAGATCCTGTGATAGGCAGAGATAGTGAGATAAGAAGAACCATTCAAATATTGCTTAGAAGGACTAAGAATAATCCTGTATTGATTGGTGAAGCTGGAGTCGGTAAAACAGCTATAGTTGAAGGTATTGCTAGAAGGATAGTAGATAACGATGTACCTGAAGGTCTTAAAGGTAAAAGAATATTAGCTCTTGACTTGGGTGCACTAATAGCCGGTACTAAATTTAGGGGTGAGTTTGAAGAAAGATTAAAAGCTGTTATGAATGAAGTTATAGAATCAAACGGTGAGATAATACTATTTATAGATGAAATACACATGATAGTAGGTGCTGGCGCAGCTGAAGGAGCACTTGACGCAGGTAATATGCTCAAGCCAGCATTAGCAAGGGGAGAAATAAAGGTTATAGGTGCTACTACAATCAATGAATACAGAAAATACATAGAAAAAGATAGAGCACTTGAGAGGAGATTTCAACCTGTTTTTGTTGCTGAACCTTCTGTTGAGGACACAATAGCAATACTAAGGGGAATAAAAGAAAAGTATGAAGTACATCATGGAGTTAAAATATCAGACAAGGCATTGGTTGCAGCAGCAACACTATCACATAGATATATTTCAGATAGATTTTTACCTGACAAAGCTATAGACTTGATAGATGAATCCGCATCTAGAATAAGAATGGAAATTGATAGTATGCCTCAGGAGATTGACGAGTTGAACAGAAGTATTGCAAGACTTGAGATTGAGAAGCATGCTTTGGAGAAAGATAACTCTACTGAATCAAAAGACAGGTTGGCTAAAGTAGAAGCGGAACTTGCAGATCTTAGTGAGAAACTTAATTCCTTAAAGGCTCAGTGGCAAAAAGAAAAAGAAATAATTTCTAGAATAAAATCTCTGAAGGAAGAAATCGATCAATTATCCATACTCGAAGATAGATACATAAGAGAAGCAAACTACAATAAGGTAGCAGAAATAAGGTACGGTCTTAAACCCCAAAAACAAAAAGAAGTTGATGAACTAACTCAGAAGCTCAAAGAATTACAAAAGGATGGGTCCCTTCTAAGAGAAGAAGTAACAGAAGAAGACGTTGCTAAAATAGTATCTGAATGGACTGGTATTCCTGTAAAGAGAATGTTGGAAAGTGAAAGAGAAAGATTAACCAAAATGGAAGAAGAACTAAAGAAAAGAGTAGTAGGACAAGATCATGCGGTCATAGCAGTTTCGAATGCTATAAGAAGAGCTAGAGCTGGAATCCAAGATGAAAATAGACCTTTAGGTTCATTTATGTTTTTAGGTCCTACCGGCGTAGGGAAAACAGAACTTGCCAAAACGCTTGCTTGGTTCTTGTTTGACACTGAAAAGGCAATGATTAGAATTGATATGTCAGAGTATATGGAAAAACATTCCGTAGCAAGACTTATAGGTGCTCCACCAGGATACGTAGGTTACGAAGAAGGTGGACAACTTACAGAAGCAGTAAGAAGAAGACCTTTCTCAGTTATATTATTTGACGAAATAGAAAAAGCACATCCTGATGTATTCAATATACTATTACAGATACTTGATGATGGAAGATTAACTGACGGACAGGGTAGAACTGTTGATTTCAGAAACACAATAATAATAATGACATCTAACATCTTAACTGATTTAGTATCTACTATTCCTCAAGAAAGTATAAATAGCGAAGAAATTAGGGAGAAAATAGTAAAAGAACTAACTAAATTCTTTAGACCAGAATTCATAAACAGAATAGACGAAATACTAATATTCAGAAAACTTAGTAAGAACGATGTTATCAATATTATAGACATACAACTCGAGAAAGTTATTGAAAGACTAAAAGATAAGAAAATATCACTAAAGATTGATGATAGTGTCAAAGAATACCTATCTAAGGTGGGATACGACGAGACGTTTGGAGCCAGACCTCTCAAGAGAGCAATCCAAAGAGAAATACTTGACAAACTTTCTTTACATATTGTAAGCGGCAAAATAAAAGAAGGTGATACAGTTGTAGTTTCCTACCAATCCAGCGATATCAAATTTATAACTTATAACTAA
- a CDS encoding penicillin-binding protein activator LpoB, giving the protein MGLIVSRSYFSMISYVLLILMVNSFSFARAGLGTSYDYSSTSTRSVVKDYDPDSSLNLRSYDELKLEIRDNLLKVGVFANAKKKIVIYVWDFNNKSGYRVGASKIKDDISTILLETGKFRLVEDVVVEMALKEMNLSSTGFIDQNDIKEFGKRLGVEYILYGSINNNPLAGGEPNISLVLKLIEIETTQVIWSYEIGMNRKDFKTSLDAVIDEAIYKNPNSLLSSWKSINEEAISSYGKGIKSISVFFINTGMGIDDTAAVDKMTSALVQANIPGVRVVDRANLSRIIDQISKEGYKESVFFATRKEFGKFYSVDAFLYGVLVKDEKTGRTELNLKLAMVESATIDWARKFQAYMTSAERESIGKMQQKEFSEGVSKTVSATVGAVGEVLGFILSAPGIGVRLGGGWLGGFTTPGMTSKSLYNNYELFENATQILSFNFSIDFLRLRIWEGTFIETGFKLWFGSYTPLDDSSKEVKLTSASFNGRLLYTAIRYAEPSFFLRVSIFPLIEGLSIISSKVSYQYDYIYKISDTIETKVPNGVVFSPWNWPIEFEFGVSVDDAPPYISFILGFWDPGDYMNNISDLEWEFGINIVIPILWWHPMSFLYDKYLTSY; this is encoded by the coding sequence ATGGGATTGATTGTTTCTAGGAGCTACTTCTCAATGATTTCATACGTGTTATTGATACTTATGGTTAACAGTTTTTCTTTCGCAAGAGCTGGTTTAGGCACATCTTACGATTATTCATCTACTTCAACTAGGTCAGTGGTTAAGGACTATGATCCAGATTCATCTCTGAATTTAAGATCTTATGATGAGCTCAAATTGGAAATAAGAGATAATCTTCTGAAAGTAGGAGTGTTTGCTAATGCAAAAAAGAAAATAGTAATATATGTTTGGGACTTTAATAACAAGAGTGGTTACAGAGTTGGTGCTAGTAAAATAAAGGATGATATATCTACAATACTTTTAGAAACTGGTAAATTTAGATTGGTTGAGGATGTTGTTGTTGAAATGGCTCTAAAAGAGATGAATTTATCATCAACAGGTTTCATAGATCAAAATGACATAAAAGAGTTTGGTAAGAGACTGGGAGTTGAATATATTCTTTATGGTTCTATAAACAATAATCCGTTAGCTGGTGGAGAACCTAATATATCTTTGGTACTAAAACTTATAGAAATTGAAACTACTCAAGTAATTTGGTCATACGAAATAGGTATGAATAGGAAGGACTTCAAAACGAGTTTAGACGCAGTAATAGATGAAGCTATATACAAAAATCCAAATTCATTACTTAGTAGTTGGAAGTCAATAAATGAGGAGGCAATATCTTCTTATGGGAAGGGTATAAAATCTATATCTGTATTTTTCATAAATACAGGAATGGGGATAGATGATACAGCTGCTGTTGATAAAATGACTAGTGCTTTAGTGCAAGCGAATATACCTGGAGTTAGGGTTGTTGATAGGGCAAACTTGAGTAGAATAATTGATCAGATAAGTAAGGAAGGTTATAAAGAGTCAGTGTTTTTTGCGACTAGAAAAGAATTTGGTAAATTTTATAGTGTTGATGCGTTTTTGTACGGTGTGCTGGTGAAAGATGAAAAAACTGGTAGAACTGAACTAAATCTTAAGCTTGCAATGGTTGAGAGTGCTACCATAGATTGGGCTAGAAAATTCCAAGCATATATGACATCTGCTGAGAGAGAATCTATAGGCAAAATGCAGCAAAAAGAATTTTCAGAGGGTGTCTCAAAAACGGTCAGTGCTACTGTGGGAGCAGTAGGTGAGGTTCTGGGATTTATATTGTCAGCACCCGGAATAGGTGTGAGGCTTGGTGGTGGATGGTTGGGTGGTTTTACTACCCCAGGTATGACTTCAAAATCTCTATACAATAACTACGAACTATTCGAAAATGCAACTCAAATTCTATCATTTAACTTTTCTATCGACTTTCTTAGGTTAAGAATATGGGAAGGTACTTTTATTGAAACAGGTTTTAAATTATGGTTTGGGAGTTATACGCCGCTAGATGATTCATCTAAAGAGGTAAAGCTTACGTCAGCTAGTTTCAATGGTAGATTGTTATATACTGCAATTAGATATGCTGAACCATCGTTTTTTTTAAGAGTCTCTATATTTCCTTTGATCGAAGGACTCTCAATAATAAGCTCAAAGGTATCTTACCAATATGATTATATTTACAAAATATCAGATACCATTGAGACCAAGGTGCCAAATGGAGTGGTGTTCTCTCCATGGAATTGGCCTATAGAGTTTGAATTTGGAGTTAGTGTTGATGATGCTCCACCTTACATATCGTTTATATTAGGATTTTGGGATCCAGGGGATTACATGAACAACATAAGTGATCTTGAATGGGAGTTCGGTATAAATATTGTTATACCAATACTCTGGTGGCATCCTATGTCTTTTTTATATGATAAATATTTAACTAGTTACTAA
- a CDS encoding V-type ATPase subunit — MSYSTTMALLMYHIRREFYKTIDTSIIDTLSSFSRENILETFHMFEKQKLDYEDIKKYIINLPTEFSKKILKITRDPDIKELIEAYLLYYEFYNLNTMLRAKLSGHNESDLFLFNYSSTSSVEEIRKLEKIEDIKNLYIKIMIHHKLKNKNLYNTVKTLTLSSVSDLLLYSSIEYYQNLLSKKVKFGHNFTSLVITKAFYEIALMLAKMKFLSGIDVEGYIHSLTFLEDRQNILVELFVSDRDSFIKKCIDLKVIPPNFIVTDIDDIDKMKNIILKNKAKNIIIGNPLDPSTIVAMIILREIDMKNYFSIIGGFESGFSFEKVRQMLIL; from the coding sequence ATGAGTTACTCAACCACAATGGCTTTGTTAATGTATCATATAAGAAGAGAATTTTATAAAACAATTGATACAAGTATAATTGATACGCTTTCCTCTTTTAGTAGAGAAAACATATTAGAAACGTTTCATATGTTCGAAAAACAAAAACTAGACTACGAAGATATAAAAAAGTACATTATTAACCTTCCGACAGAATTCTCAAAAAAGATACTAAAGATAACAAGGGATCCTGACATAAAAGAACTAATAGAAGCATATTTATTATACTACGAATTCTACAACCTAAACACTATGCTAAGAGCAAAACTAAGTGGACATAATGAAAGTGATTTGTTTCTATTCAACTACTCTTCAACATCTTCTGTAGAAGAAATAAGAAAACTAGAAAAAATCGAAGATATAAAAAACCTATACATCAAGATAATGATACACCACAAACTAAAAAATAAAAATCTATACAACACAGTCAAAACTTTAACATTATCAAGTGTATCTGATTTACTTCTATATTCAAGCATCGAGTACTATCAGAACCTTTTATCAAAGAAAGTTAAATTTGGGCACAATTTCACATCTCTTGTGATTACAAAAGCATTCTATGAAATTGCCTTAATGCTTGCTAAAATGAAGTTTTTATCTGGAATCGACGTAGAAGGGTATATACACTCTCTAACATTCTTAGAAGACAGACAAAACATATTAGTCGAATTGTTTGTTTCTGATAGAGATAGTTTCATTAAAAAATGTATAGACTTAAAAGTCATACCACCAAACTTTATAGTAACTGATATAGACGATATCGACAAGATGAAAAATATCATACTCAAAAACAAAGCAAAGAATATTATCATAGGAAACCCCCTAGATCCATCAACAATAGTCGCAATGATAATACTAAGAGAAATAGATATGAAAAACTACTTTTCTATAATTGGTGGCTTTGAAAGCGGCTTTTCTTTTGAAAAAGTTAGACAAATGTTAATACTATAG